The following proteins are encoded in a genomic region of Bacillus sp. FJAT-22090:
- the adh gene encoding aldehyde dehydrogenase, translating to MVYAFPNTEGSKVSFKDKYENYINGEWTPPVKGQYFENVTPITGKVFTQVARSTSEDIELALDAAHAAKDAWGKTSVAERSNILNKIANRIEENLEMLAVAETWDNGKAVRETLNADLPLAIDHFRYFAGAIRAQEGGLSQIDNDTVAYHFHEPLGVVGQIIPWNFPLLMAVWKLAPALAAGNCVVLKPAEQTPASILVLIELIGDLLPPGVVNIVNGFGLEAGKPLASSSRISKIAFTGETTTGRLIMQYASQNLIPVTLELGGKSPNIFFEDIMDQDDAFLDKAVEGFVLFALNQGEVCTCPSRALIQESIYDKFMERVLARVEAINTGNPLDPSVMMGAQASTEQMEKILSYLDIGKQEGAECLIGGERNTLDGELAEGYYIKPTVFKGTNNMRIFQEEIFGPVVSVTTFKTKEEALEIANDTLYGLGSGIWTRDMNTAYRFGRGIQAGRVWTNCYHQYPAHAAFGGYKMSGIGRENHLTMLSHYQQTKNLLVSYNENKLGFF from the coding sequence ATGGTTTATGCATTTCCGAATACAGAAGGCTCGAAGGTTTCATTTAAGGACAAGTATGAAAACTATATTAATGGCGAGTGGACACCCCCGGTAAAAGGTCAATATTTTGAAAATGTTACACCAATAACAGGTAAAGTATTTACACAAGTTGCTCGTTCAACCTCAGAAGATATTGAGCTTGCCTTGGATGCAGCTCATGCAGCAAAAGATGCATGGGGAAAAACGTCCGTTGCTGAACGATCCAATATTTTAAATAAAATTGCAAATCGTATAGAAGAAAATTTAGAAATGCTTGCAGTTGCAGAAACATGGGATAACGGAAAGGCTGTTCGTGAGACACTGAACGCAGATTTACCACTAGCTATAGATCATTTTCGTTATTTTGCAGGGGCAATCCGTGCTCAAGAAGGTGGGTTAAGCCAAATTGACAACGATACGGTAGCTTATCACTTCCATGAACCTCTAGGTGTGGTAGGACAAATTATCCCTTGGAACTTTCCGCTATTGATGGCTGTTTGGAAGCTTGCACCAGCACTTGCGGCAGGCAACTGTGTGGTCTTAAAACCTGCTGAACAAACACCTGCATCTATTTTAGTACTTATCGAACTAATTGGAGATTTATTACCACCTGGTGTTGTAAATATTGTGAATGGATTTGGTTTAGAAGCTGGAAAACCTCTGGCATCTAGTTCACGTATAAGTAAAATAGCGTTTACCGGAGAAACAACAACTGGACGTTTAATTATGCAATATGCTTCTCAAAACTTAATCCCTGTAACTTTAGAGCTTGGGGGAAAATCACCAAACATATTCTTCGAAGACATCATGGATCAGGACGATGCGTTTTTAGATAAAGCGGTAGAAGGATTCGTTCTATTTGCTTTAAACCAAGGGGAAGTATGTACATGTCCTTCTCGAGCACTTATCCAAGAATCTATTTATGATAAATTTATGGAAAGGGTACTTGCACGTGTGGAAGCAATTAATACAGGGAATCCACTAGATCCATCCGTCATGATGGGAGCGCAAGCTTCAACAGAGCAGATGGAAAAAATCTTGTCCTATCTTGATATTGGAAAGCAAGAAGGAGCAGAATGTTTAATTGGTGGAGAACGTAATACGCTAGATGGAGAACTAGCAGAAGGATATTATATTAAACCAACTGTTTTTAAAGGTACGAACAATATGCGCATATTCCAAGAGGAAATCTTTGGGCCTGTTGTATCCGTAACAACATTTAAAACAAAAGAGGAAGCTTTGGAAATCGCAAATGATACATTATATGGATTAGGTTCTGGTATTTGGACACGTGATATGAACACGGCTTACCGATTCGGACGTGGAATTCAAGCAGGGCGTGTTTGGACAAACTGCTATCACCAATATCCAGCGCATGCTGCATTTGGTGGATATAAAATGTCAGGTATTGGTCGTGAAAATCATTTGACGATGCTAAGTCATTACCAACAAACAAAGAATCTACTTGTAAGCTACAATGAAAACAAATTAGGATTCTTTTGA
- a CDS encoding NADPH-dependent oxidoreductase: MVEKLLRSHASVRKYKDYTLSKEEVYELIETAQHAASSHFVQAYSVIWITDEVKKEELGRLSRNPQQFETAGAAFLLCADFNRLQAAGKLHNTEIVVDTTENVLVGTVDVALFAQNLVIAAESKGYGICYIGGVRNEPTKISQLFDLPEGVFPLFAITLGLPDQQNEVKPRLPVEAILHENVYDSAKYEILLKEYDQTMEEYYASRGSNQKIANWTNSMAEFLEKPRRSHMAEFLATKGFHFK, translated from the coding sequence ATGGTAGAAAAACTGTTACGCAGTCATGCATCAGTAAGAAAATATAAAGACTATACACTTTCGAAAGAAGAGGTTTATGAGCTTATCGAAACTGCTCAGCATGCAGCTAGTTCTCATTTTGTTCAAGCGTATAGTGTTATATGGATAACAGATGAAGTTAAGAAAGAAGAATTGGGTAGATTATCTCGCAATCCACAGCAATTTGAAACTGCAGGAGCGGCGTTTTTATTGTGTGCTGATTTTAATAGACTTCAAGCAGCGGGTAAATTACATAATACGGAGATTGTAGTAGATACAACAGAAAATGTACTTGTCGGAACAGTGGATGTAGCATTATTTGCACAAAACCTTGTCATTGCAGCAGAGTCAAAAGGATATGGGATCTGTTATATTGGTGGAGTACGAAACGAACCGACAAAAATCAGTCAATTATTTGACTTACCGGAAGGGGTATTCCCACTATTTGCAATTACTCTAGGATTACCAGATCAGCAAAATGAGGTCAAACCTCGTCTTCCGGTTGAAGCTATACTCCATGAGAATGTGTATGATAGTGCAAAATATGAAATACTGCTAAAGGAATACGATCAAACGATGGAGGAATATTATGCTAGTAGGGGATCCAATCAAAAGATAGCGAATTGGACAAATTCTATGGCAGAATTTCTTGAAAAGCCTAGACGCTCCCATATGGCAGAATTTCTAGCTACTAAAGGATTTCATTTTAAATGA
- a CDS encoding DUF779 domain-containing protein: MVERVIATDAALELINLLKGKHGPLMFHQSGGCCDGSSPMCYPNGDLIVGDQDVLLGHIGDTPFYMHKNQFDYWKHTQLIIDVVDGRGGMFSLEGVEGKRFLTRSRAFTVEENKQLQN; encoded by the coding sequence ATGGTTGAACGCGTAATCGCTACAGACGCTGCACTAGAACTCATTAATTTATTGAAAGGCAAACATGGTCCTTTAATGTTCCACCAATCGGGAGGATGCTGTGATGGTTCTTCACCGATGTGTTATCCAAACGGGGATCTTATAGTAGGAGACCAGGATGTATTACTAGGACATATTGGAGATACGCCATTCTATATGCACAAGAACCAGTTTGATTATTGGAAGCATACGCAATTAATCATCGATGTGGTAGACGGTCGAGGTGGAATGTTTTCTCTTGAAGGGGTAGAAGGTAAACGCTTTTTGACGAGGTCAAGAGCTTTCACGGTAGAAGAAAATAAACAGTTACAGAATTGA
- a CDS encoding DNA alkylation repair protein, whose amino-acid sequence MKNKWTTELVKSYMEPHRNEENALPMAKYMKNHFPFLGIKTPERRVIFRSLLNELELPPEESLQDEVWSLYQQDEREYHYVAIELLSNFQKKLTTKDLSFCQKLIENKSWWDSVDSIGPNIVGRIVKSNRSEGEAVMMEWAKSPNMWTNRASILHQLKYKKETNEALLFATIERHSNSKEFFVQKAIGWVLREYAKTNPEIVREFVGNTHLAPLSKREALKHLKKGETVT is encoded by the coding sequence ATGAAAAATAAATGGACAACAGAGCTAGTGAAGAGTTATATGGAGCCTCATCGCAATGAAGAAAATGCTTTACCGATGGCGAAATATATGAAAAATCATTTTCCTTTTTTGGGTATAAAAACACCGGAACGTCGAGTGATTTTCCGCAGCCTACTAAATGAATTAGAGCTTCCACCAGAAGAATCATTACAGGACGAAGTATGGTCACTTTATCAGCAAGATGAGCGAGAATATCACTATGTGGCTATTGAGTTATTAAGCAATTTTCAAAAGAAGCTAACTACAAAAGATTTATCTTTTTGTCAAAAACTAATCGAAAATAAATCATGGTGGGATAGTGTGGATTCCATTGGCCCTAACATTGTTGGAAGGATTGTAAAATCCAATAGGAGTGAGGGTGAGGCCGTGATGATGGAGTGGGCTAAGTCTCCCAATATGTGGACAAACCGAGCTTCTATTTTGCATCAGTTAAAATATAAAAAAGAAACGAACGAAGCACTCTTGTTTGCAACGATTGAGCGGCATAGTAATTCTAAAGAATTTTTTGTTCAAAAAGCAATAGGTTGGGTCTTAAGAGAGTATGCAAAAACAAACCCAGAAATTGTACGGGAATTTGTTGGAAATACCCATCTTGCTCCGTTAAGTAAACGGGAAGCGTTGAAGCACCTAAAAAAAGGTGAAACAGTGACGTAA